A section of the Saccharopolyspora gregorii genome encodes:
- a CDS encoding universal stress protein encodes MPQTVVVGIDGSDESGRALRWAADYVTKVGGLVHAIAVWHQPVQFGYRLPTPDSELEARARELLDGTTEAVQREFPDVDIRPRLIRGHVVDELVGLSPQADMMVLGNKGHGAFTGMMVGSVALKLVHHARCPVLVVR; translated from the coding sequence ATGCCGCAGACCGTGGTAGTGGGCATCGACGGCTCCGATGAATCCGGGCGCGCGCTGCGCTGGGCCGCCGACTACGTCACGAAGGTGGGCGGGCTGGTGCACGCCATCGCCGTCTGGCACCAGCCGGTGCAGTTCGGCTACCGGCTGCCCACTCCGGACTCCGAACTGGAGGCGCGGGCCCGCGAGCTGCTGGACGGCACGACGGAGGCGGTGCAGCGGGAGTTCCCGGACGTCGACATCCGGCCCCGGCTGATCCGCGGGCACGTGGTCGACGAGCTGGTGGGGTTGTCGCCGCAGGCGGACATGATGGTGCTGGGCAACAAGGGCCACGGCGCGTTCACCGGCATGATGGTGGGTTCGGTGGCGCTGAAGCTGGTGCACCACGCCCGCTGCCCGGTGCTGGTGGTCCGCTGA
- a CDS encoding SAM-dependent methyltransferase has translation MTALAVAAARAIESHRDDRLINDPYAEGLVAAARSPALAEMENSSAEMLETMSGYLGVRTRFFDEYFLRAAAGGVQQAVILASGLDTRAFRLNWPEGLRVFEIDQPKVLQFKDETLDRIGAQPGSDRRVVPVDLRDDWASALDTAGFDASLPTAWLAEGLLPYLPAEAEAQLLATIDRFSAPGSRISIEHMTGPREEYVSDELRNLALEWGMDLQALFSTDERPDPGEVLAGRGWNVRREPTNEITAGYGRALPGLGERFAELGCMITAFREK, from the coding sequence ATGACCGCCCTCGCCGTGGCGGCCGCACGCGCGATCGAATCCCACCGGGACGACCGGCTGATCAACGACCCCTACGCCGAGGGCCTGGTCGCCGCCGCCCGATCCCCGGCGCTCGCCGAGATGGAGAACTCCTCCGCCGAGATGCTGGAGACCATGTCCGGCTACCTCGGCGTGCGGACCCGGTTCTTCGACGAGTACTTCCTGCGCGCCGCCGCGGGCGGGGTGCAGCAGGCGGTGATCCTCGCGTCCGGGCTCGACACCCGCGCGTTCCGGCTCAACTGGCCCGAAGGCCTGCGGGTCTTCGAGATCGACCAGCCGAAGGTGCTGCAGTTCAAGGACGAGACGCTGGACCGGATCGGCGCGCAGCCCGGCAGCGACCGGCGGGTCGTGCCGGTGGACCTGCGCGACGACTGGGCGAGCGCCCTCGACACCGCCGGGTTCGACGCCTCGCTGCCCACCGCGTGGCTCGCCGAAGGACTCCTGCCCTACCTGCCCGCCGAGGCGGAAGCGCAGCTGCTGGCCACCATCGACCGGTTCTCCGCCCCCGGCAGCAGGATCTCCATCGAGCACATGACCGGACCGCGCGAGGAGTACGTCAGCGACGAGCTCCGGAACCTCGCCCTCGAATGGGGCATGGACCTGCAGGCCCTGTTCAGCACCGACGAGCGCCCCGACCCCGGCGAGGTGCTGGCCGGGCGCGGCTGGAACGTGCGGCGCGAACCCACCAACGAGATCACCGCCGGCTACGGACGCGCGCTGCCCGGCCTCGGGGAACGCTTCGCCGAGCTCGGCTGCATGATCACCGCCTTCCGCGAGAAGTGA
- a CDS encoding tetratricopeptide repeat protein: MSEPVWSNNSNSAPVHGNVVQAGRVERLIVQSRDGAELPVPRTLPRDPRHHGFRNRVVEPAELDRLRGLANDEQRPLTVVLPGMPGVGKTMTALRWAHQVQDEFSDGVLVADLGGASPTGPASPFDVLGAFLRDLGVTEVGALTTERERANLFHTLTAHRELLLVLDDAATSRQVEALLPPSPRSCVVVTTRYALDLLGQQGVEHVPVEPFHLDDALALMSEAVANPETPLDPAALRKLAEACGRLPLALRVAGARLRGRSSIESFVDRVVEGSGLLTHLHFDGERLVHGVSEVCYQELPPAEARAYRFLGLHPGPEFSVAAVAALLGTSEFDAEEMLAELRRVGLLGVSGDRYRIHPLLQRHAEDAGRDADTVADRAAALTRLVEHYHSFAMARDVVLSSRRRLSTRYDSVSAAHTGPEARRKALDGLDTERLNLLAAVRVAESLGLHDRVWQLCESLFTYQFDRDLFGDLLDAHLAGIRAAEALGDAAVLARMVSQYGSGLFAAHDDAEARVQFERARRIAVECGDALAEQSATEWTGFVHERAGAPESALECSERSRAIIRSRFAPEHRPRPLALYGLNAGRVLVSVGRYDEARPELLAAAEFFRTNGERGNLAKVELPLAELELRTGGADALPRLERVLAVFAELRMRSWQVTALELLAEALDGAGNAEKALLRRQEATDLALVLGRQRAAAGSDQDS; encoded by the coding sequence ATGAGCGAACCAGTCTGGTCGAACAACAGCAACAGCGCTCCGGTGCACGGCAACGTCGTGCAGGCCGGCCGGGTCGAGCGGCTCATCGTGCAGTCGCGCGACGGCGCCGAGCTCCCGGTGCCGCGGACGTTGCCGCGCGACCCGCGCCACCACGGGTTCCGGAACAGGGTGGTGGAGCCGGCCGAACTGGACCGGTTGCGGGGACTCGCGAACGACGAGCAGCGCCCGCTGACGGTCGTGCTCCCCGGGATGCCCGGTGTCGGCAAGACGATGACGGCGCTGCGCTGGGCGCACCAGGTGCAGGACGAGTTCTCGGACGGGGTGCTGGTGGCCGATTTGGGCGGCGCCTCGCCGACCGGACCGGCGAGCCCGTTCGACGTGCTCGGGGCCTTCCTGCGCGATCTCGGCGTCACCGAGGTCGGCGCGCTCACCACGGAGCGCGAACGCGCCAACCTGTTCCACACGCTCACCGCGCACCGGGAACTGCTGCTCGTGCTCGACGATGCCGCGACCTCGCGCCAGGTCGAAGCCCTGCTGCCGCCCTCGCCGCGGAGCTGCGTGGTGGTCACCACCCGGTACGCGCTGGACCTGCTGGGCCAGCAGGGCGTCGAGCACGTTCCCGTGGAGCCCTTCCACCTGGACGACGCCCTGGCCCTGATGTCGGAGGCGGTCGCGAATCCGGAGACCCCGCTGGATCCGGCCGCGCTGCGCAAGCTGGCCGAGGCGTGCGGTCGGCTACCGCTGGCGCTGCGCGTCGCGGGTGCTCGGTTGCGCGGGCGGTCGTCGATCGAGTCCTTCGTGGACCGGGTCGTCGAGGGCTCCGGACTGCTGACCCACCTGCACTTCGATGGCGAGCGGCTCGTGCACGGCGTGTCCGAAGTCTGCTACCAGGAGCTGCCGCCCGCCGAGGCCCGCGCGTACCGGTTCCTGGGACTGCACCCCGGCCCGGAGTTCAGCGTCGCGGCGGTGGCCGCGCTGCTCGGCACCTCGGAGTTCGACGCGGAAGAGATGTTGGCGGAACTGCGCCGGGTCGGTCTCCTCGGCGTGAGCGGTGACCGGTACCGGATCCACCCGCTGCTGCAGCGGCACGCGGAGGACGCCGGGCGCGATGCGGACACCGTCGCCGACCGGGCGGCGGCGCTGACGAGGCTCGTCGAGCACTACCACTCGTTCGCGATGGCCCGGGACGTCGTGCTGAGCTCCCGTCGCCGCCTCAGCACGCGGTACGACTCCGTGTCCGCCGCGCACACCGGGCCGGAGGCGCGGCGGAAGGCGCTGGACGGCCTGGACACCGAGCGGCTCAACCTGCTCGCCGCAGTGCGGGTCGCCGAATCCCTCGGCCTCCACGACCGGGTCTGGCAGCTCTGCGAGAGCCTGTTCACCTACCAGTTCGACCGAGACCTGTTCGGTGACCTGCTCGACGCGCACCTGGCGGGCATCCGCGCCGCCGAAGCCCTCGGCGATGCCGCGGTGCTGGCTCGAATGGTCTCGCAGTACGGTTCCGGCTTGTTCGCCGCGCACGACGACGCCGAAGCCCGCGTCCAGTTCGAACGGGCCCGCCGCATCGCCGTCGAGTGCGGGGACGCGCTCGCGGAGCAGAGCGCCACCGAGTGGACCGGGTTCGTGCACGAGCGCGCGGGCGCCCCCGAGTCGGCGCTGGAGTGCTCCGAGCGTTCCCGGGCCATCATCCGCTCCCGGTTCGCCCCGGAGCACCGGCCGCGTCCGCTCGCGTTGTACGGGCTGAACGCCGGTCGGGTCCTGGTCTCGGTGGGGCGGTACGACGAGGCGCGCCCCGAGCTGCTGGCCGCCGCGGAGTTCTTCCGGACGAACGGTGAACGCGGCAACCTGGCGAAGGTCGAACTGCCGCTGGCCGAGCTGGAACTGCGCACCGGCGGCGCCGATGCGTTGCCGCGCTTGGAACGGGTGCTGGCCGTCTTCGCGGAACTCCGCATGCGGTCCTGGCAGGTAACGGCGCTGGAACTGCTCGCCGAAGCCCTGGACGGGGCGGGGAACGCCGAGAAGGCACTGCTCCGGCGGCAGGAAGCGACGGATCTCGCGCT